The proteins below are encoded in one region of Candidatus Cloacimonas sp.:
- a CDS encoding tyrosine recombinase XerC, giving the protein MENYIADFCNYLALEGKSPRTITAYKLDLEQFHNFLKRYFENGEVDIKGITVLNIRDFLRFLNEKPDCNRSLARKSAALNAFFRYGKRNDIIQNNPMEKIKRPKYEVPLPKCFTEEEVQTLLSIPDTDSPFGIRNKAILETLYSSGLRISELAGIRLQDIDLKRGLVRVTGKGNKQRIVPLGSYAVAAINNYLNVRQHFWRAESPDLLFLTKSGKAFDTKQLDLILKRYFELVARAKGYSPHSLRHSFATHLLSRGADLRAIQELLGHSLLSTTETYTHISLEDIKEAYKKGHPRNKE; this is encoded by the coding sequence ATGGAAAATTATATTGCTGATTTCTGTAATTATCTGGCTTTGGAAGGCAAATCGCCCCGAACGATTACTGCCTATAAGCTGGATTTGGAACAATTCCACAATTTTCTGAAACGCTATTTTGAAAATGGCGAAGTGGATATTAAAGGAATTACTGTTCTTAATATACGGGATTTTTTACGCTTCTTAAATGAAAAACCGGATTGCAACCGCTCTTTGGCTCGTAAAAGCGCTGCCCTGAATGCTTTTTTCCGTTATGGTAAAAGAAACGATATAATTCAAAATAATCCCATGGAAAAAATTAAGCGTCCCAAATACGAAGTTCCTCTCCCCAAATGTTTTACCGAAGAAGAAGTGCAAACTTTACTTTCTATTCCGGATACCGATAGCCCCTTTGGAATAAGAAATAAGGCAATTTTGGAGACCTTATATTCTTCCGGATTGCGGATTTCCGAACTGGCTGGAATCCGTTTGCAGGATATAGATCTTAAAAGAGGGCTGGTAAGGGTTACAGGAAAAGGCAATAAACAGCGTATTGTTCCCCTTGGTTCGTATGCCGTTGCGGCTATAAATAACTATTTAAATGTGCGACAACATTTTTGGCGAGCAGAAAGTCCCGATTTGCTTTTTTTAACAAAAAGCGGTAAAGCATTTGACACAAAACAGCTGGACCTCATTCTAAAACGCTATTTTGAACTCGTTGCCAGAGCTAAGGGCTATTCACCCCATTCGTTAAGACATAGTTTTGCCACCCATTTGCTTTCCAGAGGAGCGGACTTAAGAGCTATCCAGGAACTTTTAGGACACTCTTTACTCTCTACTACAGAAACATATACCCACATTTCCCTGGAAGATATTAAAGAGGCATATAAAAAAGGACACCCCAGAAACAAGGAGTAA
- a CDS encoding DapH/DapD/GlmU-related protein, translating to MNRFIDESAEIGNNVTLGNNVVIMAGVQIGNDCNIGHNVVIHPDTKIGNACRIDDGTIIGKKPLSSPRSIFKVAEDLKGAKIGDFCQIGSNVIIYCQCTVGSRNLIADLATIRENVTLGDLNIVGRNVTIENFVHIGNRNKLETNCYVTAYSEIGDYCFIAPCVATSNDNYMARDKERFKHFKGVTMISGSRIGVNATILPGKVINEDGTVAAGAIVTKDVPAKTIVAGNPAKPFKEVPEPQLMENNLDKQ from the coding sequence ATGAACCGGTTTATTGACGAAAGTGCTGAAATTGGAAACAATGTTACCTTGGGCAATAATGTAGTTATTATGGCAGGAGTCCAAATCGGCAATGACTGTAATATAGGGCATAATGTTGTTATTCATCCGGATACAAAAATCGGAAATGCCTGCCGGATTGATGATGGAACCATAATTGGCAAAAAACCGCTTTCCTCTCCACGCAGTATATTTAAGGTTGCTGAGGACTTAAAAGGCGCAAAAATAGGTGATTTTTGCCAGATTGGCAGCAATGTAATTATTTACTGTCAATGCACTGTGGGTAGCCGAAATTTGATTGCTGATCTGGCAACTATTCGCGAAAATGTAACCTTAGGCGATTTGAACATTGTGGGCAGAAATGTTACAATAGAGAATTTTGTGCATATAGGCAACCGAAATAAGCTGGAAACAAACTGCTATGTAACTGCCTATTCGGAAATCGGGGACTATTGTTTTATAGCACCCTGCGTGGCAACAAGTAACGATAATTATATGGCTCGCGATAAAGAACGCTTTAAACACTTTAAAGGAGTTACAATGATAAGTGGCTCTCGGATTGGAGTTAACGCTACAATTCTGCCCGGGAAAGTTATTAATGAAGATGGAACAGTAGCTGCAGGAGCTATTGTAACCAAAGATGTTCCCGCAAAAACAATCGTAGCAGGCAATCCGGCAAAGCCATTTAAAGAAGTTCCCGAACCGCAACTAATGGAGAATAATTTGGATAAGCAATGA
- a CDS encoding polyprenol monophosphomannose synthase: MKTLIIIPTYNEIENIEQLLEQVLAKSETIEVLVIDDNSPDGTALRVKFMQSSEPRIHLLERPGKMGLGSAYVTGFKYALEKGYDYIMEMDADFSHNPDDIPRFLETAKKYDLVIGSRYCDGVNIIHWPIKRLLISYFASKYVRSITRMPIKDPTGGFKCFRRKVLESIDLDNILSDGYAFQIEMNFKAWVKGFRIKEIPIVFTERLNGVSKMSRKIVWEAAWMVWRLEMMKILNRLR, translated from the coding sequence ATGAAAACACTAATAATTATCCCTACCTATAATGAAATTGAAAACATTGAACAACTGCTGGAACAGGTCTTAGCTAAAAGCGAAACAATTGAAGTGCTGGTGATTGATGATAACTCTCCAGACGGCACTGCTTTAAGAGTTAAATTTATGCAAAGTTCCGAACCGCGCATTCATTTATTGGAGCGTCCGGGCAAAATGGGGCTCGGTTCTGCTTATGTTACCGGCTTTAAATACGCCTTGGAAAAGGGCTATGACTATATTATGGAAATGGATGCCGATTTTTCGCATAACCCTGATGATATTCCCCGCTTTTTGGAAACAGCGAAAAAATATGATTTAGTGATTGGCAGTCGCTATTGTGACGGAGTGAACATTATTCACTGGCCTATTAAAAGATTACTAATCAGTTACTTTGCCAGTAAATATGTGCGTTCAATTACCAGAATGCCTATTAAAGACCCCACCGGGGGATTCAAATGTTTTAGGCGTAAAGTGCTGGAAAGTATTGATCTGGATAATATTCTGTCGGATGGCTATGCTTTCCAGATAGAAATGAACTTTAAAGCATGGGTGAAAGGTTTTCGCATCAAAGAAATACCGATTGTGTTTACAGAACGACTGAACGGCGTTTCTAAAATGAGCCGAAAAATTGTTTGGGAAGCTGCCTGGATGGTTTGGCGTTTAGAAATGATGAAAATACTAAATAGATTGAGATAA
- the ruvB gene encoding Holliday junction branch migration DNA helicase RuvB: protein MLERINNPDKLNEDVELDRALRPRSLKEFIGQSHIKELLDISIRAAQLRGESLDHILFYGPPGLGKTTLAGIIAREMGVNITVSSGPVIEKPSDLAGILTNLQRHETLFIDEIHRLSHIIEEYIYPAMEDFEMEIILDSGPNSRTLKIPLEHFTLIGATTRAGLLTPPLRDRFGIVLRLDYYDQESIAQIIRRSARLLNIPAEDDGVQEIARRSRGTPRIANRLLRRVRDYAQIKGEGIITLDIALAALQMLQVDNAGLDEMDKRILTTIIENYNGGPVGIKTIATAIGEDSGTIEEIFEPYLVQQGFLERSPQGRKVTFKAYRHLGLTSAPEQTEIF, encoded by the coding sequence ATGCTGGAAAGAATTAATAATCCCGATAAATTGAATGAAGATGTAGAGCTGGATAGAGCTTTACGCCCCCGCTCTTTAAAGGAATTTATCGGGCAATCTCATATCAAGGAACTTTTGGATATTAGTATTAGGGCAGCCCAACTGCGGGGTGAATCGCTTGACCATATCCTTTTTTACGGACCTCCCGGTTTGGGAAAAACAACCCTGGCAGGAATTATAGCACGCGAAATGGGGGTAAATATTACTGTTTCCAGCGGTCCGGTTATTGAAAAACCATCGGATTTAGCAGGAATTTTAACTAATCTGCAACGGCACGAAACACTTTTTATAGATGAAATTCACCGCCTATCCCATATAATTGAAGAATATATCTATCCTGCAATGGAGGATTTTGAAATGGAGATTATTCTGGATAGCGGTCCCAATTCCCGCACTCTAAAAATTCCGCTGGAACATTTTACTTTGATTGGTGCCACTACCCGAGCCGGATTATTAACCCCTCCTTTGCGTGATAGATTTGGAATCGTGCTGCGTTTGGATTATTACGATCAGGAATCCATTGCCCAAATAATTCGCCGAAGTGCACGCCTGTTAAATATTCCTGCAGAAGATGATGGTGTTCAAGAAATTGCCAGACGCAGTCGGGGAACCCCTCGCATTGCCAATCGTTTATTAAGAAGAGTGCGGGACTATGCTCAAATTAAAGGTGAAGGAATAATAACTTTGGATATTGCTTTGGCTGCCTTACAAATGCTGCAGGTGGATAATGCCGGCTTGGATGAAATGGATAAACGCATTTTAACTACCATTATTGAAAATTATAATGGCGGTCCTGTTGGCATTAAAACAATAGCTACAGCCATCGGTGAAGATTCCGGAACCATAGAAGAAATTTTTGAACCCTATTTGGTGCAGCAGGGCTTTCTGGAACGCAGCCCCCAGGGCAGAAAAGTTACTTTCAAAGCATACCGTCATTTAGGTTTAACTTCTGCCCCCGAGCAGACAGAGATTTTTTAA